The following coding sequences lie in one Cydia strobilella chromosome 16, ilCydStro3.1, whole genome shotgun sequence genomic window:
- the LOC134748506 gene encoding uncharacterized protein LOC134748506, with protein sequence MGISTSTWDAIVVYLVITKLDAESIKQWEQHLNTLGDDLPTWEQLREFMEYRFRSLEMIDTNTSRPTPPAKPAAKVKTFHTAIENKVKTSDIECDMCHETHHIYHCKQFGSMTPKERQDFVQNTKLCFNCLRPSHSAMKCRQTSSCRKCGRRHHTLLHFERDTNQETRATSEVAASSASPSVPLPEKPSTTRGDTNITTAFSRATKLNVSKWAEIEDLPLADPAYTTPGKVEILLGAEVYAEIILEGLIKKRSEVGKGTMIAQNTMLGWIVSGQAVRGSETEVSARFTSLHVHIQEDDLLRKFWEMENEPNMIKKDMTKSEQQCEEFFNLTTVRDDDGRLVVRLPFATEDPKCQYGNSKEIAIKRLEILERKLLREPKLREEYNKVMEEYLSLNHMRAVSERELENPKAVYLPFHAVIREDKETTKFRIVYNASSKGDNNVSLNDDLLVGPKLQQDLRHILMRARSHKICIVADIIKMYRMIRVAEEDTDFQRIVWRFKSDGSEPIQHYKLLRLTFGTACAPYLAVKSLQKLAELEESKYPLAAKITRQDFYMDDLITGAETEAEALKIFDQMNELMRSGGFELQKWNTNSKPVLEKIVDNKEVSDQTVHLKLNNTMKVLGVSWNRETDNFEYTLNLSKVQEPITKRKVLSDVARLYDPLGWIAPVVVVAKIFIQKLWKSGLEWDCPLTEELVSEWLSFREALVDLKQLAIPRWLNATPSSKIELHVFSDASKSAFAAAVYMRVTDELNDVHVHLITAKTKVAPTEKEISIPRLELCAAALAAKLIFEVAQSVTLQTVRLAVYNQEIY encoded by the exons ATGGGTATTAGTACGAGTACTTGGGACGCAATTGTCGTGTATTTGGTGATTACAAAATTGGACGCTGAATCTATTAAGCAGTGGGAGCAGCATTTAAATACGCTAGGCGACGACTTACCTACCTGGGAGCAGTTGCGTGAGTTTATGGAGTACAGATTCAGGTCATTGGAGATGATTGACACCAACACGTCCCGCCCAACACCACCAGCTAAGCCTGCAGCTAAGGTTAAAACATTTCACACTGCTATCGAGAATAAAGTCAAGACGAGTGACATCGAGTGTGATATGTGCCATGAGACCCATCACATTTATCACTGCAAGCAGTTTGGTTCTATGACGCCTAAGGAACGTCAAGATTTTGTGcaaaacactaaactatgttTTAACTGCCTGAGGCCTTCACACTCTGCAATGAAGTGTCGTCAGACGTCTAGTTGCCGTAAATGTGGAAGGAGACATCACACTCTCCTTCACTTCGAGAGAGATACCAACCAGGAGACGAGAGCTACGAGCGAGGTTGCTGCGTCATCGGCGTCGCCGAGTGTACCCCTACCCGAGAAACCGAGCACAACACGAGGTGACACAAACATTACAACAGCGTTTTCGAGAG CTACCAAGCTTAACGTGTCTAAGTGGGCAGAGATTGAAGACTTACCTTTAGCGGATCCTGCGTATACAACGCCAGGTAAGGTTGAGATCCTTCTAGGTGCCGAGGTGTATGCAGAAATAATACTCGAGGGGTTGATCAAGAAGCGTTCAGAGGTTGGCAAAGGAACCATGATAGCTCAAAATACTATGCTCGGATGGATCGTGTCAGGCCAAGCAGTGAGAGGATCTGAGACTGAGGTGAGTGCTAGATTTACTAGTTTGCATGTTCATATTCAGGAAGATGACTTATTGAGAAAGTTTTGGGAGATGGAGAACGAGCCTAATATGATTAAAAAGGACATGACTAAGAGTGAGCAACAATGTGAGGAGTTTTTTAACTTAACGACTGTGAGAGATGACGATGGCAGGCTTGTAGTAAGACTACCATTCGCAACTGAGGACCCTAAGTGTCAATATGGCAATTCTAAGGAAATTGCTATCAAGAGATTAGAGATTTTAGAGAGAAAATTACTGAGAGAACCTAAACTTAGAGAAGAGTATAACAAGGTCATGGAAGAATACCTAAGTCTTAATCACATGAGGGCAGTAAGTGAGAGAGAGCTAGAGAATCCCAAGGCAGTGTATCTTCCTTTTCACGCTGTAATCAGGGAGGACAAGGAGACGACAAAATTTAGAATTGTATATAATGCCTCGAGTAAGGGAGACAACAACGTCTCCTTAAATGACGATCTCCTTGTCGGCCCTAAACTACAACAGGATTTGAGACACATTTTAATGAGAGCTAGGAGTCACAAAATATGCATTGTCGCAGATATCATTAAGATGTACAGGATGATTCGTGTAGCTGAGGAAGACACGGATTTCCAGAGAATCGTTTGGCGATTTAAGTCAGACGGATCAGAGCCAATACAACACTACAAACTATTGAGATTGACATTCGGGACAGCTTGCGCGCCTTATTTGGCCGTTAAGTCATTACAAAAGCTTGCAGAGTTAGAAGAGAGTAAGTATCCATTAGCTGCGAAAATAACAAGACAAGACTTTTACATGGACGACTTAATTACTGGAGCTGAAACTGAGGCTGAGGCACTAAAAATATTTGACCAGATGAATGAGTTGATGAGATCTGGTGGTTTCGAACTTCAGAAATGGAATACTAACTCTAAACCTGTACTAGAGAAGATTGTAGATAATAAAGAGGTATCAGATCAGACTGTAcacctaaaactaaataatacaaTGAAGGTTCTTGGAGTGAGCTGGAACAGAGAGACAGATAATTTTGAATATACACTAAATTTATCCAAAGTTCaagaacctattactaagagaaAAGTGTTGTCTGATGTAGCGAGGTTATACGATCCCCTTGGGTGGATTGCTCCAGTCGTGGTTGTCGCCAAAATCTTCATCCAGAAGTTGTGGAAGTCGGGTCTAGAATGGGATTGTCCATTGACAGAAGAGTTAGTGAGTGAGTGGCTGTCGTTCAGAGAGGCATTGGTAGATCTTAAGCAGCTGGCGATACCAAGATGGCTTAACGCCACGCCGAGCTCAAAGATAGAACTGCACGTATTTTCAGACGCTTCAAAGTCAGCGTTTGCAGCAGCGGTCTACATGAGAGTGACTGATGAGCTAAATGATGTACACGTACATCTGATAACAGCTAAGACAAAAGTAGCCCCAACAGAGAAAGAAATTTCCATTCCTAGACTTGAGCTGTGTGCTGCGGCCTTAGCAGCGAAACTTATATTTGAAGTTGCACAG AGTGTAACGCTGCAGACTGTGCGTCTCGCGGTGTACAACCAAGAGATTTACTAG